The Inquilinus sp. Marseille-Q2685 genome has a segment encoding these proteins:
- a CDS encoding ATP-dependent 6-phosphofructokinase: MAGEKRIGILTSGGDCAGLNAVIRAAVCRADGLGWTVIGIKEGTSGLLARPLRYEVLTPDKMTTAVMRQGGTILGTTNKGDPFAFPMSDGTLKDRSVEIVGGYHELGLDALIGVGGDGSHSILRRLAQQGGFNYVGIPKTIDNDVGLTEVSVGFDTAVAVATEALDRLQPTAASHARVMVLEVMGRDAGHIALAAGIAGGADVILIPEIPFSIDSVAQKIREVRKTGRNFALVVVSEAVKTADGTKVHKEYHGGEKRFGGIGDYVAFKIADTTGAETRVTVLGHVQRGSMPSWRDRLIASAFGAHAVDLIAEGKFDRMVAWSDRRVIDVPLQEAIAEYQDVKRDDPLVRTARALGICLGD; this comes from the coding sequence ATGGCGGGAGAGAAGCGCATCGGGATTCTGACCAGCGGCGGCGACTGCGCCGGCCTCAACGCGGTGATCCGCGCGGCGGTGTGCCGGGCCGACGGCCTGGGCTGGACCGTGATCGGGATCAAGGAGGGCACCTCCGGCCTGCTGGCCCGGCCGCTGCGCTACGAGGTGCTGACGCCGGACAAGATGACGACCGCGGTGATGCGCCAGGGCGGCACCATCCTCGGCACCACCAACAAGGGCGACCCCTTCGCCTTCCCGATGTCCGACGGCACGCTGAAGGACCGGTCGGTCGAGATCGTCGGCGGCTATCACGAGCTCGGCCTCGACGCGCTGATCGGCGTCGGCGGCGACGGCAGCCATTCGATCCTGCGGCGCCTGGCCCAGCAGGGCGGGTTCAACTATGTCGGCATCCCGAAGACGATCGACAATGATGTCGGGCTGACCGAGGTCTCGGTCGGCTTCGACACCGCGGTGGCGGTGGCGACCGAGGCGCTGGACCGGCTGCAGCCGACCGCCGCCAGCCACGCCCGGGTGATGGTGCTGGAGGTGATGGGCCGCGACGCCGGCCACATCGCGCTGGCGGCGGGCATCGCCGGCGGCGCCGACGTCATCCTGATCCCGGAGATCCCGTTCTCGATCGATTCCGTGGCGCAGAAGATCCGCGAGGTGCGCAAGACCGGCCGCAACTTCGCGCTGGTGGTGGTGTCCGAGGCGGTGAAGACGGCCGACGGCACCAAGGTGCACAAGGAGTATCACGGCGGCGAGAAGCGCTTCGGCGGCATCGGCGACTACGTCGCCTTCAAGATCGCCGACACCACGGGGGCGGAGACGCGGGTGACGGTGCTGGGCCATGTCCAGCGCGGCTCGATGCCCAGCTGGCGCGACCGGCTGATCGCCTCGGCCTTCGGCGCCCATGCCGTCGACCTGATCGCCGAGGGCAAGTTCGACCGCATGGTCGCCTGGTCCGACCGGCGGGTGATCGACGTGCCGCTGCAGGAGGCGATCGCGGAGTACCAGGACGTCAAGCGGGACGACCCGTTGGTCCGGACGGCCCGGGCGCTGGGGATCTGCCTGGGGGATTGA
- a CDS encoding MOSC domain-containing protein: MDGRVAALWRYPVSSLGGERLEACSVDATGLAGDRAWGLADRGSGETAFPETKRRWRPAPQIQARSAKDGLRLDFPDGSSLPAEAAGDALAAHFGFAVMLRPHGADAAEGATSGPLKPRYERHPIHLVTTASLDALREILPDSAIDERRFRPNLVLDLPGAEGFAETGWIGRAVLVGDVRLRIVEPCVRCAFTTIAQGDLPLDPAVLMAVTKRNATHFGVLCTVETPGEIRVGDAARVLD; this comes from the coding sequence ATGGACGGACGGGTCGCGGCGCTGTGGCGCTATCCGGTCAGCTCGCTCGGCGGCGAGCGCCTGGAGGCCTGCAGCGTCGATGCGACCGGCTTGGCCGGCGACCGGGCCTGGGGCCTGGCCGACCGGGGCAGCGGTGAGACCGCCTTTCCCGAGACCAAGCGCCGCTGGCGCCCGGCGCCGCAGATCCAGGCCCGCAGCGCCAAAGACGGGCTGCGGCTCGACTTCCCGGACGGCAGCAGCCTGCCGGCCGAGGCTGCCGGCGACGCCCTGGCCGCGCATTTCGGCTTCGCGGTGATGCTGCGCCCGCACGGCGCCGACGCGGCCGAGGGCGCGACGTCCGGGCCGCTCAAGCCGCGCTACGAGCGCCATCCGATCCATCTGGTCACCACCGCGTCGCTCGACGCGCTGCGGGAGATCCTGCCGGACAGCGCCATCGACGAGCGCCGGTTCCGGCCGAACCTGGTGCTCGACCTGCCGGGGGCGGAGGGTTTCGCCGAGACCGGCTGGATCGGCCGGGCGGTGTTGGTCGGCGACGTGCGCCTCCGCATCGTCGAGCCCTGCGTGCGCTGCGCCTTCACCACCATCGCCCAGGGCGACCTGCCGCTCGACCCCGCGGTGCTGATGGCGGTGACCAAGCGCAACGCCACCCATTTCGGCGTGCTGTGCACGGTCGAGACCCCGGGCGAGATCCGGGTCGGCGACGCGGCGCGGGTGCTGGATTAG
- a CDS encoding patatin-like phospholipase family protein has protein sequence MRGVKRKQARSAPGQIEVPPYDVVALVLQGGGALGAYQAGVYEGLHEAGIRPTWLAGISIGALNTAVIAGSPESQRVDRLREFWETICAAPVEWPASEGLAEALPFAFDTRSVHNAAAAMRALFQGQPGFFKPRFPPPFLSPFAGDAATSFYDTSPLRDTLRELVDFDRLNSGEIRVSVGAVNVRSGNFVYFDTTERRLGPEHFMASGALPPGFPAIEIDGEFYWDGGVVSNTPLSYVLSTEPRRDTLAFQVDLWSAKGRLPDDLMEVNSRQKDIQYSSRTRAITAYMLQMQRMRQALQRVMERLPEEAKKDPEMQAIAELACHRAYNIVHLIYQSKAYEGHSKDYEFGLDAMREHWQSGLDDIRRTLADPRRLDRPAPEVGVVTHDVHRQDR, from the coding sequence ATGCGTGGCGTGAAACGGAAGCAGGCGCGCAGCGCCCCGGGACAGATCGAGGTCCCGCCCTACGATGTCGTCGCCCTGGTGCTGCAGGGCGGCGGCGCGCTCGGCGCCTACCAGGCCGGGGTCTATGAGGGGCTGCACGAGGCCGGGATCCGCCCGACCTGGCTGGCCGGCATCTCGATCGGCGCGCTCAACACCGCGGTGATCGCGGGATCGCCCGAATCCCAGCGGGTCGACCGCCTGCGCGAGTTCTGGGAGACGATCTGCGCCGCCCCGGTGGAATGGCCGGCGAGCGAGGGCCTGGCGGAGGCGCTGCCCTTCGCCTTCGACACGCGCTCGGTGCACAATGCCGCCGCGGCGATGCGGGCGCTGTTCCAGGGCCAGCCCGGCTTCTTCAAGCCGCGCTTCCCGCCCCCCTTCCTGTCGCCCTTCGCCGGCGATGCCGCCACCAGCTTCTACGACACCAGCCCGCTGCGCGACACCCTGCGGGAACTGGTCGATTTCGACCGGCTGAACTCCGGCGAAATCCGGGTCAGCGTCGGCGCGGTCAATGTCCGCAGCGGCAACTTCGTCTATTTCGACACGACCGAGCGGAGGCTGGGGCCGGAGCATTTCATGGCCTCCGGCGCCCTGCCGCCCGGCTTCCCGGCGATCGAGATTGACGGCGAGTTCTACTGGGACGGCGGCGTGGTCTCGAACACGCCCCTGTCCTATGTGCTGTCGACCGAGCCGCGGCGCGACACCCTGGCCTTCCAGGTCGATCTGTGGTCGGCCAAGGGCCGGCTGCCGGACGACCTGATGGAGGTGAACAGCCGGCAGAAGGACATCCAGTATTCCAGCCGCACCCGCGCCATCACCGCCTACATGCTGCAGATGCAGCGGATGCGGCAGGCGCTGCAGCGGGTGATGGAGAGGCTGCCGGAAGAGGCCAAAAAGGACCCGGAGATGCAGGCGATCGCCGAACTGGCCTGCCACCGCGCCTACAACATCGTCCACCTGATCTATCAGTCGAAGGCCTATGAAGGCCATTCCAAGGACTACGAGTTCGGCCTGGACGCGATGCGCGAGCATTGGCAGAGCGGGCTCGACGACATCCGCCGCACTTTGGCCGATCCGCGCCGGCTGGACCGGCCGGCGCCCGAGGTCGGCGTCGTTACCCACGACGTGCACCGGCAGGATCGGTAG
- a CDS encoding acetoacetate decarboxylase yields MDRETVRRTAFAMPLTSPAFPPGPYRFVDRQYFIIRYRTDPEALRRVVPEPLEIIEPVVNYEFIRMPDSTGFGDYTESGQVIPVRWQGQTGGYTHQMFLNDHPPIAGGRELWGFPKKLAQPTLAVETDTLVGTLNYGSIRIAIGTMGYKHRTLDLAAEARGLGAPNFLLKIIPHVDGSPRICELVRYYLEDVTVKGAWTGPAALDLYPHALAPVAELPVLEVLSAKHLVADLTLGLGTVVHDYLA; encoded by the coding sequence ATGGATCGCGAGACCGTGCGGCGGACCGCCTTCGCCATGCCGCTGACCAGCCCGGCCTTCCCGCCCGGGCCCTACCGCTTCGTCGACCGCCAGTACTTCATCATCCGCTACCGCACCGATCCGGAGGCGCTGCGCCGGGTGGTGCCGGAGCCGCTGGAGATCATCGAGCCGGTGGTGAATTACGAGTTCATCCGCATGCCGGATTCGACCGGCTTCGGCGACTACACCGAGAGCGGCCAAGTGATCCCGGTGCGCTGGCAGGGGCAGACCGGCGGCTACACCCACCAGATGTTCCTGAACGACCACCCGCCGATCGCCGGCGGGCGCGAGCTGTGGGGCTTCCCGAAGAAGCTGGCGCAGCCGACGCTCGCGGTCGAGACCGACACGCTGGTCGGCACGCTGAATTACGGCTCGATCCGCATCGCCATCGGCACCATGGGCTACAAGCACCGCACCCTGGACCTCGCCGCCGAGGCCAGGGGGCTGGGCGCGCCGAACTTCCTGCTCAAGATCATCCCGCATGTCGACGGCAGCCCGCGGATCTGCGAGCTGGTGCGCTACTATCTCGAGGACGTGACCGTGAAGGGCGCCTGGACCGGCCCGGCGGCGCTGGACCTGTACCCGCACGCCTTGGCCCCCGTCGCCGAGCTGCCGGTGCTGGAGGTGCTGTCGGCCAAGCATCTGGTCGCCGACCTGACGCTCGGCCTCGGCACCGTCGTTCACGACTACCTCGCCTGA
- a CDS encoding YdcH family protein: MAVAERIEALRTKHAALDRTLEEVIHRPHPDELEIVRLKKEKLRLKDEMARLDHA; the protein is encoded by the coding sequence ATGGCCGTTGCAGAGCGTATTGAAGCGCTTCGGACCAAGCACGCCGCCCTGGATCGCACATTGGAAGAGGTGATCCACCGCCCCCACCCCGACGAGCTCGAGATCGTACGGCTGAAAAAGGAAAAGCTGAGACTCAAGGACGAGATGGCGCGATTGGATCACGCCTGA
- a CDS encoding DUF1013 domain-containing protein: MNKQPLMPKATAVWLVENTSLSFDQIAAFCGLHELEIRAIADGEVAIGMVGLDPIVNGQLTQAEIERCQADPNARLRMAVSDMPQPVARSKGPRYTPVTKRGDKPDAIAYLLKEHPELSDAQICKLIGTTKPTIQAIRDKSHWNSPNLKPRSPVMLGLCSYMELDAALTKARANLPPGAIPAPTVSFDEDAEETQED; the protein is encoded by the coding sequence ATGAACAAACAGCCCCTGATGCCGAAGGCGACCGCCGTCTGGCTCGTCGAGAACACCTCGCTGAGCTTCGACCAGATCGCCGCCTTCTGCGGCCTGCATGAGCTGGAGATCCGGGCCATCGCCGACGGCGAGGTCGCGATCGGAATGGTCGGGCTGGACCCGATCGTCAACGGCCAGCTGACCCAGGCCGAGATCGAGCGCTGCCAGGCCGACCCGAATGCGCGCCTGCGCATGGCGGTGTCGGACATGCCACAGCCGGTCGCGCGCTCCAAGGGCCCGCGCTACACGCCGGTGACCAAGCGCGGCGACAAGCCGGACGCCATCGCCTATCTGCTGAAGGAGCATCCGGAGCTGTCGGACGCCCAGATCTGCAAGCTGATCGGCACCACCAAGCCGACCATCCAGGCGATCCGCGACAAGAGCCATTGGAATTCGCCGAACCTGAAGCCGCGCAGCCCGGTGATGCTGGGCCTTTGTTCCTATATGGAGCTGGATGCGGCCCTGACCAAGGCCCGCGCCAACCTGCCGCCGGGCGCCATCCCGGCCCCGACCGTCAGCTTCGACGAGGATGCCGAGGAAACCCAGGAGGACTGA
- a CDS encoding NAD(P)H-quinone oxidoreductase: MTSILPETMTAIVIEAPGGPEVLKPATLPVPSPGACEILIRVAAAGVNRPDVLQRRGMYNPPPGASPLPGLEVAGTVAAIGPDVEGWSVGDPACALVAGGGYAEYCVAPAPQCLPIPKGLSPAEAAGLPETLFTVWTNVVERGRLQPGERFLVHGGSSGIGTTAIQLAKARGATVFATAGSAEKCRACLDLGADVAIDYREQDFAAVIREKTGGRGVDVILDMVGGDYVARNIDALAVDGRQVSIAFLKGAKVEVDLQKVMAKRLTLTGSTLRPRSVAEKGAIAAALEAEVWPLIEAGRIKPVIHASFPLARAAEAHALMESSAHVGKIILLA; the protein is encoded by the coding sequence ATGACGAGCATCCTTCCCGAGACCATGACCGCGATCGTGATCGAGGCCCCCGGTGGGCCCGAGGTGCTCAAGCCGGCGACCCTGCCGGTGCCGTCGCCCGGGGCCTGCGAAATCCTGATCCGGGTGGCCGCGGCCGGGGTGAACCGGCCCGACGTGCTGCAGCGCCGCGGCATGTACAACCCGCCGCCGGGCGCCAGCCCGCTGCCGGGACTGGAGGTCGCCGGCACCGTCGCCGCCATCGGCCCCGATGTCGAGGGCTGGTCCGTCGGCGATCCGGCCTGCGCCCTGGTGGCCGGCGGCGGCTACGCCGAGTATTGCGTCGCCCCGGCGCCGCAATGCCTGCCGATCCCGAAAGGCCTGTCCCCGGCCGAGGCGGCGGGCCTGCCCGAGACCCTGTTCACCGTCTGGACCAATGTGGTCGAGCGCGGCCGGCTGCAGCCCGGCGAGCGCTTCCTGGTGCATGGCGGGTCGAGCGGCATCGGCACCACGGCGATCCAGCTTGCCAAGGCCCGGGGCGCCACCGTCTTCGCCACCGCCGGCAGCGCCGAGAAGTGCCGCGCCTGCCTCGACCTGGGCGCCGATGTCGCCATCGACTACCGCGAGCAGGACTTCGCCGCGGTGATCCGGGAGAAGACCGGCGGCCGCGGCGTGGACGTGATCCTCGACATGGTCGGCGGCGACTATGTCGCCCGCAACATCGACGCGCTGGCGGTGGACGGCCGGCAGGTCAGCATCGCCTTCCTCAAGGGCGCGAAGGTCGAGGTCGACCTGCAGAAGGTGATGGCCAAGCGGCTGACCCTGACCGGGTCGACCCTGCGGCCGCGCAGCGTCGCCGAGAAGGGCGCCATCGCCGCCGCGCTCGAGGCCGAGGTCTGGCCGCTGATCGAGGCCGGGCGGATCAAGCCGGTGATCCACGCCAGCTTCCCGCTGGCCCGGGCGGCGGAGGCGCATGCGCTGATGGAATCGAGCGCCCATGTCGGGAAAATCATACTCCTCGCTTGA
- a CDS encoding DUF1192 domain-containing protein — MDPEDLEPRQRKAPPKPLDGLSVAELEEYIASLEAEIVRARGVIAGKQSHRSAADALFKR; from the coding sequence ATGGATCCGGAAGATCTCGAACCGCGCCAGCGCAAGGCGCCGCCCAAGCCGCTCGACGGCCTCTCGGTCGCCGAGCTGGAGGAGTACATCGCGAGCCTGGAGGCGGAGATCGTCCGCGCCCGCGGCGTGATCGCCGGCAAGCAGAGCCACAGATCGGCCGCGGACGCGCTGTTCAAGCGCTAG
- a CDS encoding 3-hydroxybutyrate dehydrogenase, whose amino-acid sequence MLKGKVAIVTGSTSGIGLGIAKVLTGQGADIVLNGFGDAGEIEAIRSGIEREHGVRAVYDGADMSKGDAVRGLVAATVERLGRVDILVNNAGIQFTAPVEEFPAEKWDAILAINLSAAFHGIAAAVPVMKKQGWGRIVNIASAHGLVASAHKAAYVAAKHGLVGLTKVVGLETAGTGVTCNAVCPGWVRTPLVEKQISDIAAKKGISQEEAARELLGEKQPSMTFVSPEQLGGTVAFLCSPAADQITGTSISVDGGWTAQ is encoded by the coding sequence ATGTTGAAGGGCAAGGTTGCGATCGTCACCGGATCGACCAGCGGCATCGGGCTCGGCATCGCGAAGGTGCTGACCGGCCAGGGCGCGGACATCGTGCTGAACGGCTTCGGCGACGCCGGCGAGATCGAGGCGATCCGCAGCGGCATCGAGCGCGAGCACGGGGTGCGCGCGGTCTATGACGGCGCCGACATGTCGAAGGGCGATGCGGTGCGCGGCCTGGTGGCGGCGACGGTCGAGCGGCTCGGCCGGGTCGACATCCTGGTGAACAACGCCGGCATCCAGTTCACCGCGCCGGTGGAGGAGTTCCCGGCCGAGAAGTGGGACGCGATCCTGGCGATCAACCTGTCGGCGGCGTTCCACGGCATCGCCGCGGCGGTGCCGGTGATGAAGAAGCAGGGCTGGGGCCGGATCGTCAACATCGCCTCGGCGCACGGGCTGGTCGCCTCGGCCCACAAGGCGGCCTATGTCGCGGCCAAGCACGGCCTCGTCGGGCTGACCAAGGTGGTGGGGCTGGAGACGGCGGGCACCGGCGTCACCTGCAACGCCGTCTGCCCCGGCTGGGTCCGGACGCCGCTGGTGGAGAAGCAGATCTCCGACATCGCGGCGAAGAAGGGCATCAGCCAGGAAGAGGCCGCGAGGGAGCTCCTGGGCGAGAAGCAGCCCTCGATGACCTTCGTGTCGCCGGAGCAGCTGGGCGGCACCGTCGCCTTCCTGTGCTCCCCGGCCGCCGACCAGATCACCGGCACCAGCATCTCGGTCGACGGCGGCTGGACCGCGCAGTAG
- a CDS encoding Hsp20 family protein yields MRTLDLSPLFRSTIGIDRMSRLLDSALQFDTAAPSYPPYNIEKTGEDAYRITMAVAGFGEDDLEVVTSENTLTVRAKATSDEEEKNRVFLHRGIAGRAFERRFQLADYIKVSGASLVNGLLNIDLVREVPEAQKPRTVKISVGQAEAPKQIAA; encoded by the coding sequence ATGCGTACTCTCGACCTTTCCCCGCTGTTCCGCTCGACCATCGGCATCGACCGCATGTCGCGGCTGCTCGATTCCGCGCTGCAGTTCGACACCGCGGCGCCGTCCTATCCGCCCTACAACATCGAGAAGACCGGCGAGGATGCCTACCGCATCACCATGGCGGTGGCGGGCTTCGGCGAGGACGACCTCGAGGTCGTGACCTCCGAGAACACCCTGACCGTCCGCGCCAAGGCGACTTCCGACGAGGAGGAGAAGAACCGCGTCTTCCTGCATCGCGGCATTGCCGGCCGGGCCTTCGAGCGGCGCTTCCAGCTCGCCGACTACATCAAGGTCAGCGGCGCGTCGCTGGTGAACGGCCTGCTCAACATCGACCTGGTCCGCGAGGTGCCGGAGGCGCAGAAGCCCCGCACCGTGAAGATCAGCGTCGGCCAGGCCGAGGCGCCGAAGCAGATCGCCGCCTGA
- a CDS encoding propionyl-CoA synthetase, whose amino-acid sequence MGAYAEAYRRALADPEGFWGEAAAAIDWDRRWDRVLDDSNAPFTRWFAGGRLNTCFNALDRHVAAGHGDRLALIHDSPVTGTVRRFTYAELTGRVARFAGAMRALGVGAGDRVVIYMPMVPEAAIAMLACARLGAVHSVVFGGFAAPELAARIDDCEPKLVVSASCGIEVSRIVAYKPLLDAALGLARHKVPTTVVLQRPQCEAAMSPGRDHDWAALEAAAEPAGCVPVLATDPLYILYTSGTTGQPKGIVRDNGGHAVALAWSIPAIYGLRPGEGMWTASDVGWVVGHSYIVYGPLLAGCTSVMYEGKPVGTPDAGAYWRVAEQHGVSVLFTAPTAFRAIKREDPEGRLLAGRDLSKFRALFLAGERCDPDTLGWAERLLQVPVIDHWWQTETGWPICADPLGLEPMPVKPGSPTKPMPGWDVRVLAADGREMPRGEIGALACKLPMPPGAAPTLWRADARFRSAYLEDYPGFYKTGDAGLVDEDGYVFVMSRVDDVINVAGHRLSTGQIEEVLAGHPDVAECAVIGVADDLKGQVPLGFLVLKAGVTRPHEAILAEAVQRVRDGIGPVAAFKTAMIVDRLPKTRSGKILRGTMARIADSVPFAVPATIDDPAILDEIRATLRRSGYSRG is encoded by the coding sequence ATGGGAGCCTATGCCGAGGCCTATCGCCGCGCGCTTGCCGACCCCGAGGGGTTCTGGGGCGAGGCCGCCGCCGCGATCGACTGGGACCGGCGCTGGGACCGTGTGCTGGACGACAGCAACGCCCCGTTCACTCGCTGGTTCGCCGGCGGCCGGCTCAACACCTGTTTCAACGCGCTGGACCGCCATGTCGCCGCCGGCCATGGCGACCGGCTGGCGCTGATCCACGACAGCCCGGTCACCGGCACGGTGCGGCGCTTCACCTATGCCGAGCTGACCGGCCGCGTCGCCCGCTTCGCCGGGGCGATGCGGGCCCTGGGCGTCGGTGCCGGAGACCGGGTGGTGATCTATATGCCGATGGTGCCGGAGGCCGCGATCGCCATGCTGGCCTGCGCCCGGCTGGGCGCGGTGCACTCCGTCGTGTTCGGCGGCTTCGCGGCGCCCGAGCTGGCGGCGCGGATCGACGATTGCGAGCCGAAGCTGGTGGTTTCCGCCTCCTGCGGCATCGAGGTGTCCCGGATCGTCGCCTACAAGCCGCTGCTCGACGCCGCCCTCGGCCTGGCCAGGCACAAGGTGCCGACGACCGTGGTGCTGCAGCGGCCGCAATGCGAGGCGGCGATGAGTCCGGGACGCGACCACGACTGGGCGGCGCTGGAGGCCGCGGCCGAACCCGCCGGCTGCGTGCCGGTGCTGGCGACCGATCCGCTCTACATCCTCTACACCTCCGGCACCACCGGCCAGCCCAAGGGCATCGTCCGCGACAATGGCGGGCATGCCGTGGCCCTGGCCTGGAGCATCCCGGCGATCTACGGGCTCAGGCCCGGCGAGGGGATGTGGACCGCCTCCGACGTCGGCTGGGTGGTGGGCCATTCCTACATCGTCTACGGGCCGCTTCTGGCCGGCTGCACCAGCGTGATGTACGAGGGCAAGCCGGTCGGCACGCCCGATGCAGGCGCCTATTGGCGGGTGGCCGAGCAGCACGGCGTGTCGGTGCTGTTCACCGCACCGACCGCCTTCCGCGCCATCAAGCGCGAGGACCCGGAAGGCCGCCTGCTGGCTGGCCGCGACCTGTCGAAGTTCCGCGCCCTGTTCCTGGCCGGGGAGCGCTGCGACCCCGACACGCTGGGCTGGGCCGAGCGGCTGCTGCAGGTGCCGGTGATCGACCATTGGTGGCAAACCGAGACCGGCTGGCCGATCTGCGCCGACCCGCTGGGGCTGGAGCCGATGCCGGTCAAGCCGGGGTCGCCGACCAAGCCGATGCCGGGCTGGGACGTGAGGGTGCTGGCCGCCGACGGGCGGGAGATGCCGCGCGGCGAGATCGGGGCGCTGGCCTGCAAGCTGCCGATGCCGCCCGGCGCCGCGCCGACGCTGTGGCGGGCCGATGCCCGCTTCCGCAGCGCCTATCTCGAGGACTATCCGGGCTTCTACAAGACCGGCGATGCCGGGCTGGTCGACGAGGACGGCTACGTCTTCGTCATGAGCCGGGTGGACGACGTCATCAACGTCGCCGGCCACCGGCTGTCGACCGGCCAGATCGAAGAGGTGCTGGCCGGCCATCCCGATGTCGCGGAATGCGCGGTGATCGGGGTCGCGGACGACCTCAAGGGCCAGGTGCCGCTGGGTTTCCTGGTGCTGAAGGCGGGCGTGACGCGACCGCACGAGGCGATCCTGGCCGAGGCGGTGCAGCGGGTGCGCGACGGCATCGGCCCGGTCGCGGCGTTCAAGACGGCGATGATCGTCGACCGCCTGCCGAAGACCCGGTCGGGCAAGATCCTGCGCGGCACGATGGCCCGAATCGCCGATTCGGTTCCCTTCGCCGTGCCGGCGACGATCGACGATCCGGCGATTCTCGATGAAATTCGCGCGACGCTGCGGCGATCGGGCTACAGTCGCGGGTAA
- a CDS encoding acyl-CoA synthetase, whose translation MPHAYDTDLDRNPANHVPLTPVSFLGRTALAHPDRTAVVYGDVKRSWRETAERCRRLASALSRRGIGRNDTVAVMAPNVPEAFEATFGVPMAGAVLCALNIRLDAAAIAFQLRHSETRMLLADREYAAVVKAALAQLEAPPPVIDIVDPAVAGEPIGDLTYEDLLAEGDPAWPGVRPGDEWDAIALGYTSGTTGDPKGVVTHHRGAYLNALGNVVTWGMPHHPVYLWTLPMFHCNGWCFPWTITAMAGTHVCLRRVAARDIYAAIADHGVTHLCGAPIVMGMLLNAPADERRDFPQAVQMMTAASPPPAAVLEGMARLGIKVTHVYGLTEVYGPAVVCDWKPEWNALPAAEQARLQSRQGLPYVVQEGLMVADPETLVPVPADGETLGEVFMRGNITMKGYLKNPSATAKAFAGGWFHTGDLGVMHPDGYIELKDRSKDIIISGGENISTIEVEGVLYRHPAVLEAAVVARPDEKWGETPCAFVTLRPGAEATAEEIIAFSRRHLAGFKCPKTVVFGDLPKTSTGKIQKFVLRDRARAL comes from the coding sequence ATGCCGCACGCTTACGACACCGATCTCGACCGCAATCCGGCCAATCACGTGCCGCTGACGCCGGTCTCCTTCCTCGGCCGCACCGCCCTGGCCCATCCGGACCGGACGGCGGTGGTCTACGGCGACGTGAAGCGCAGCTGGCGCGAGACCGCGGAGCGGTGCCGCCGCCTGGCCTCGGCCCTGTCGCGCCGTGGCATCGGCAGGAACGACACGGTGGCGGTGATGGCGCCGAACGTGCCGGAAGCCTTCGAGGCGACCTTCGGCGTGCCGATGGCGGGCGCGGTGCTGTGCGCCCTCAACATCCGGCTCGACGCCGCGGCCATCGCCTTCCAGCTGCGCCATTCCGAGACCCGGATGCTGCTGGCCGACCGCGAATACGCCGCGGTGGTGAAGGCCGCGCTGGCGCAGCTGGAGGCGCCGCCGCCGGTGATCGACATCGTCGACCCGGCGGTGGCGGGGGAGCCGATCGGCGATCTCACTTACGAGGACCTGCTGGCCGAAGGCGACCCGGCCTGGCCGGGCGTGAGGCCCGGCGACGAGTGGGATGCGATCGCGCTCGGCTACACCTCCGGCACCACGGGCGACCCGAAGGGCGTGGTCACCCATCACCGCGGCGCCTATCTCAACGCGCTCGGCAACGTCGTCACCTGGGGGATGCCGCACCACCCGGTCTATCTCTGGACCCTGCCGATGTTCCACTGCAACGGCTGGTGCTTTCCCTGGACGATCACGGCGATGGCCGGCACCCATGTCTGCCTGCGCCGGGTGGCCGCGCGGGATATTTACGCCGCCATCGCCGATCACGGCGTCACCCATCTCTGCGGCGCGCCGATCGTCATGGGCATGCTGCTGAACGCCCCGGCGGACGAACGCCGCGACTTCCCGCAGGCGGTGCAGATGATGACCGCGGCCTCGCCCCCGCCGGCGGCGGTGCTGGAGGGCATGGCCCGGCTCGGCATCAAGGTCACCCATGTCTACGGCCTGACCGAGGTCTACGGCCCGGCCGTGGTCTGCGACTGGAAGCCGGAATGGAACGCCCTGCCGGCCGCGGAGCAGGCGCGGCTGCAGTCGCGCCAGGGCCTGCCCTATGTGGTGCAGGAGGGGCTGATGGTGGCCGACCCCGAGACCCTCGTCCCGGTGCCGGCCGACGGCGAGACGCTGGGCGAGGTGTTCATGCGCGGCAACATCACCATGAAGGGGTATCTGAAGAATCCCTCGGCCACCGCGAAGGCCTTCGCCGGCGGCTGGTTCCACACCGGCGACCTCGGCGTCATGCATCCGGACGGCTATATCGAGCTGAAGGACCGATCGAAGGACATCATCATCTCCGGCGGCGAGAACATCTCGACCATCGAGGTCGAAGGCGTGCTGTACCGCCATCCGGCGGTGCTGGAGGCGGCGGTGGTGGCGCGGCCCGACGAGAAATGGGGCGAGACCCCCTGCGCCTTCGTCACCCTGCGGCCGGGCGCCGAGGCGACGGCGGAGGAGATCATCGCCTTCAGCCGCCGGCACCTGGCGGGCTTCAAATGCCCGAAGACGGTGGTGTTCGGCGACCTGCCCAAGACCTCGACCGGCAAGATCCAGAAATTCGTGCTGCGCGACCGGGCGCGGGCGCTGTGA